A single Coleofasciculaceae cyanobacterium DNA region contains:
- a CDS encoding antitoxin Xre/MbcA/ParS toxin-binding domain-containing protein, producing MNIALLLKDSDLSPTLLEDRGAYIQAVRQGVPGKIVEQAVKALGERDLFVRLLSTSSGNLNRLYHSKLLTRVQTEGVLDTLKVFNEAINVFGNEDIAKEWLHTSIPALDGELPINLCDTFEGRKLVRESLAAIEYGEFT from the coding sequence ATGAACATTGCTTTATTGTTAAAGGATTCAGATCTTTCTCCCACCCTGCTCGAAGATCGTGGTGCGTATATCCAAGCTGTTCGTCAAGGAGTCCCTGGAAAAATTGTCGAGCAAGCGGTCAAAGCTCTAGGAGAGCGAGATTTGTTTGTTCGTTTATTGAGTACTAGTTCGGGCAACTTAAATCGGTTATACCACTCTAAACTACTGACAAGAGTTCAAACTGAAGGCGTTTTAGATACTCTAAAAGTCTTTAATGAAGCTATCAATGTTTTTGGCAATGAGGATATAGCAAAAGAATGGTTACACACGAGTATTCCAGCTTTAGATGGAGAATTACCAATTAATTTGTGCGACACTTTTGAAGGGAGAAAACTAGTTAGAGAATCTTTAGCCGCGATCGAGTATGGTGAGTTTACATAA